Part of the Lutra lutra chromosome 4, mLutLut1.2, whole genome shotgun sequence genome is shown below.
TTGAGATTTATTTCCATTCCTCTAtcaagaattaaataatttataaatgtttcttaaaataaataaataaataaataacatctgtGGTGGAAGCTACATTCCAcctaggtcctttttttttttttaagattttatttatttgacagagagacacagcaagagagggagcacaagcagggggagtgtcaggcagagggagaagcaggcttcccaccgagcagggagcctcatgtggggctcaatcccaggacccagggatcatgacctaagccaagggcagcacttaatgactgagccacccaggaacccccccacacacacccttttttttAACAACCGTCAACCCAGGCAAAAGAAATTCAACATTCTAGTTGAGGATGTAGAAATGAGGCTTGTCAGGGCTGCCTCTAGGACATATGTGATCACCCACTTTGGCCTGCCTCCCCATGCCACTTAGTCTTCCTGGCCTCAGTCTCAATCTGCCCAGTGGTAGTGCCCTTCTGGTTGTTTTTAAGGCTTCTTCCAGCCACTGGTTCCCTAGGGTGGAAACCAAGGTGGTTCCTATTTCCAATCCTCACCTCTAAATCCACACTCCCATATTCCCCTACAGTGTGAAAACACACACCCAGTTCTGCCACCCCTATAGCGAGTCTCTGACCAGATTTGGGAGAAAGGAATGGGAGAGGAACCAGTCAGGCCCATCTTAAATTCCAGTGGAGTGCAAATCCTGACAATTTCTCAGTGGCATACCTGTGCAGGAGAACCTGAGAAGTCTCCCACATTTTGAATCAGAATAGAACTCCATCTCCCTGCACCAGGCAGCTCTAGTGGAAATCTGAACATGCCCAGGTCAAGGAAGCTGGGGTAGGAAGGAGAGATGTGCAAGGACACATATGAAGGCTAGAAAAGCAGGACTTTGGGACACCCCTTGACAATGTCCAGTTCAAAACAACTGTTCTTATCAATGTCGGAAGAATTATTAAAACAGTCATGTTCCTGAAGGAGAACCACAAAACGGAAGTGTGAGATTCTTGAGAATGTGACCAAAGGAAGCCAAAATCTGAAAGACAATTTCTTTATTCTTGCTTTCAGAatagattcattcattcttttccttattttctgcccaggaaatatttatggagcacctccTAAGCCTCCAAAACCATGCTTCATGTGGGTTATAGTGATTTACTTTAAATTGCTTCAGTATGATTAGTGTGCAGGTGTGTGAGTGCCAGCTGATTTCAGCTTGAATCCGGCCACGTGCTCTCAAGAATATACACTCTGGGAGCAGTTGATTAGCTGCCCAGCCTGGACACAGCAAAGAGGCagcttcctctgccttctgccacaCAGATCCGGTTGACATAGAGGATTTGCTCTTTGGCAGGCTATCAAAAATGGATATTCTTTGCTGACACTAGTGACTCATGAATTATCATGGTGAATGAGAGAAATGGGCTCTTAACCACTGAAAACGTCAAGATAGGAGAAATGGTTAAAGGCTTAGACATTCAGtttgagatgatgaaaaagttctggagatggactgGTTGTCCAGAAATGTGAATGCATTTAATGCTACtgaacttaaaaaatgttaaaatggggGGTGGGatgctaggtggctcagtcagttgagcatccaactcttggtcttggctcaggtcatgatctcagggctccaTGTTTAacagagtctgctccagattctctctctcttcctctccctttacccctcccccgctcgtgctctctttctctctaaaaataaataaataaataaaatctttaagaaaatggttgaaatggtaaattttatgttctgtatatgttatttcaatttttaaaaactttaaggtggagcacctggctggctcagttggcagaacatgtgactcttaatctcagggtcatgagttcaagctccacattgggcctggagcctacttaattaaaaaataaaaataaaaataaaataattaaaaatttattaaaaattttaaggtgtAGACACTGCCCATCCTTGCATGAATAGGGACAAACAACAGTGACACTGCTGACCAAAATGTCCCCTGAGACCTGGTCCCTGCTGGGGCTGTGCCTCACCATTGCTTTAGGAGGATTTCTGATTGCTGAGTGCCAACTAGAGGGTTCCAAATTAGGCCTCTAGAGCACAGGTCTGCAAACCCTTATAGTCAAGGGCCAGAGGGATAAATATCCTAGTCTTTGTGGGCCATGAACTGTCTATTGAAACTGCTCCCCTCCGTCATTCTAATAGGAAAGCAGTCACAGGCTATACCTACCTGAATGagcgtggctgtgttccaacaaaaATTCATCTACAAAAATCTGACCTAGAGCTTCATGTGCTGTCCCATGCTCTCCATCATTGGATTATTGTGTCTCccttgagtgtcttttcatgcaAGGTGAGGTGGGAGCACTTCTACTTCCTTTGCCAAAGCCACATGTATTTGCTGTCTGTGGGGAGGCCCTCAGGGTAaggcctccttccctcctggccCAAAAGTGCGGTGGCTGGGTTGTCAGACCTCTCACACCTCAGACAATCTGGGCGGTCTGGTCACCTGCCTCAGAGAGCCCTGGAGTTGTAGGGAGCCCGCTGGCCAGCACCTTTTCACAAACAAAGACTCCGCCTGGAGCGTGGGGTACAATAGAGAATataaacaaaagatttaaaaaactgcTCAAGGCATTATAAAATAAGAACTCTGACAGGGCAACAAAGAAAAGCCATTTGAGgctggaaaacaacaacaaaaaaaaaccctacagattAGCCCCTCAGTGCAGAAAAGATGGGTCTGGCCCATTCAACCAGCACTAAGAACAGTGGGCAAGCTCCCAAAGCGGAGACTTTAGGAAGGAACTGGATTTTCAACTACAAAACCGCAGCTTCCCTGAGGGACATCTGGATTGCAAGGTTCATTCGTTTTACCAGACTTGCAGAAGACCGACTAAATCTGCAGGACAATTCAATTGACTTCTGCCACTGATTTTCACAGGTctatggcagagggagggaagtcGAGGGTTGTTACGGGCGGTGCTTATACTGAGCCGCTGCCAAACTCAAACCAGATTTCAgcggcacctggggggctcagctggttaagcatctgccttcagctcgggtcatgatctcagggtcctggggttgagtacTGCATCGTTCTCCTTggtcaatggggagtctgcttctccctctccctctgttctcctcaagttgtgctctctctctctcttaaataaataaataaaatcttttttaaaaagtaaaaaacagattTCAGACTATATATTCTTCCTTCCCCCAGCATCCTTTTCTCCCCTCCACTGGATCTGCTTACAAACCAATCAGCATGCACCCTGAATGACTGCATGGTGTGTAGGGACAAGTTCCAGTTTAAAACACAGAGGGAACAATCTTCAAACATGAACTACACAGTTGACTCGATTTCCTCAAGTATAAAAtttcttcttggggaggggggtgggagggatgcagtaacagggtgatggacatgaaggagggcaagtgatgtaaggagcactgggtattatataagactgacgaatcactgaactctacctcggAAACTAagaatacactatatgttaattaattgaatttaaattttaaaaaatctttctttacaATGTTACCATAAGAAGTAAATAGCTTATTTGTTAAATAACATGggggttttttttcctgtcattttcttGAGCTCTTACTATATGAAAGACTCTATAGAGTTGTTGTTGTTcctaattaattgatttatttattgaatacaaTTGAAGTACAGTTGTCGTACAGTAtcatattagttttagatgtacagcATAGTGGTTCAACGattctatacattatgcaatgctcactatggtaagtgtagttaccatctgtcaccatacaaagttatgaTGCTATTAcagactatattccctatgctgtacttttcctCCCATGACTTACTCTATTTCATAACtgggaagtttgtacctttattgttgttttaatgtatttGCCACTTTAAGTCACAATTATCTCTGtattacagacaagaaaactgaggcttaagagagtttaactgaaataaaattgtaaaagttttggcacatagtaggcattgaATAAATGTCAACTACTACTGCTTCCAGAAAAAGCCTAATTTCAAATATGTTGTGTTCTTCCCTCTCAAAGAGATGATATGCTGAGGGTGGTGGAAGGTACTGCTTCAGGCCAGACACGTGTCACGGCATTTCTCTCCACATGTTTaagtcttcttttccttccaccaGAAAAGTTGTATTCATTCTTCACACAAACTGAGGCACCTGTTAGCTTTATTCTGAGCTGTTTGATGAGTTtgtggccattttttaaaaaattttatttgtttatttgagagagagagagagagagatagcagtgCTACCTcaagggggagggtggggagtagagggagaagcaggctcctggctgagcagggtaCCTGACGCaagtctcgattccaggaccccgggatctagacctgagctgaaagcagacgcttaactaactgagccccccagggcccCGAGTTTGCAGCTATTATTAATGGAAGTTTCAGTGATGCTTTCTattggccattgttgctatagaACAAAGATAGAATGTGGATCTGGAGTCCACCTGTCTTATGGAACTCTTACTAGTTCTGTTGGTCTCATAAcggagatctttaaaaaacaaaacaatccttgCATGTCATTTCTTTCCCTCATCTTATTGTATTGTCCAGAAACTCCAGAACAAATATTAAATTGTAGCTCTGACAGTGGGcatcctttttgttttcctgtctttaCCTTAATAATTCTTTGGCAGATGCCCTTTGTCCAGGTCACTCAGGTCTCCTGACTTTGTTGCTGTTTGCTGTTTGTTTCCACCAGGAGtgcatgttgaattttgtcaattgctttttcAGCACCTGTTGACAGGATcaggacttttttctttaaaccccGTTAACTAGATTCCTTTGCATTGCCTCAGCCTTGTGCACTCAGCTTGGCCAtagcttattattttattaacccATTGCTTGGTTGGATTTattgttggtggttttttttttttagaaatttactaATTAGGTGCATAAATAAGATATTCCTACTGGTTTGTTTTTGCTCAccccccccttctctgtcttTATTAGCAGGATATGTTAAccttctagaaatattttataagcatCCCACTTTCTCTATGCACTGAATACTGTATGTAACATGGGGATATCTACATTTCTGAAGATTAGGTAAATCTTTGGATAAAACTGTACAGTCTCCAACTTTTTGGTGGGCTGATTGTGGATCACAATTTCaaggttggttttttgttttgttttgttttgtttttattttttgcctttttatgaGGGTTTTACATTTCCCAGGTGATCACCCACCTCATCCAGGATTTCaaatgtatataacataaaatgtaacataaaattcCACATAGTATGTTTGCTAGGACTGGCATAACTACTACAAACTCGgtgccttaaacaacagaaatttactctctcacaattctggagactagagtccaaaatcaaggtgttccTTGGAACCCCTTAGAACTTCTCTAAGGAGTTCCTTCCCAACCCTTCCAAATTCCTCTGATATCTGGTCAAGATCTGCAGATCTGGCATTGGGGAGGTGGCTGCCTTATTTGGGATCAAGACAAACACCTACTGCTCCTTGTGTTTCCCGCAGGACCCCACCTATGGCTATAGAAGAGCCCTGAAGAAAGCCTGAGGAAGAATCGGTTCTACTTCTCTATCTGGCCCCCAGTGCTTGCAGGTAATCCTTTGGGTTCCTTGGCTCATACACACATCACTGCCATCTCCCTGTCCATTTTTTACATGGTGTTGTGGGTAGGAGGAAggccaagtttctttttttaaaggtacctTTGAGAGCTGCTTAGTGTGGATTTGAATATGTAAAGCACTTGTTATTTtgcaaagtttttgtttgtttttaaagatttatttatttatttattttggggcgggggaggggcagggggagggagggggaatctccagcagactctccagCTGAGTGAGCTTGACTagggcttgagatcatgactcaggctgaaaacaagagttgtaTGGCCCATcacccacccaggagcctctcatTTGCAAAGTTTTTAAATTGCAATTCTGATGTCTTCCTTAACCCAggaataattttgttaaatttatcttatatttaattttatattgttaaatttCCCAACaccttggtttttctttctgtctcctcatttgcTTTTATTGCTCATTTCTAACTTTACTACACTCGTTTATTGATTGTGGCCTGTGTGATTTCCACTTTGGGGGTAAAAAGAGTTCCATATCTGTCTGTCAGACCAAGCACGTTAATTATGATAGTCTAGACATCTGTAGTCTTGCTTGTTTAACTAATTTACCCAGTAAGAAATATGTCGGTAATGGAGCAAAAGTGTAACtatgtaaaataagtcagaaaaagacaaataccatatgattttgctcatatgtggaattttaaaaacaaaacaaaggaaacaatggaaaaaaacagaaacaaacaaaaacaaggactCTTAACCATAGACAACAGATAGTTactgaaggggaggggaaggggacaaataggtaaagggaattaagagtactcTTATAATGAGCACTCCGtattgtatagaattgttgaatcagtatttggacacctgaaattaatatgactctgtatgttaactaaccggaaataagagaaagaaagagagagagagagagaaaggaagaaagaaaacaaaaagagaaaagaaagagatagcAGTTGAATACAGTAACAATAactacaaaagaaatataaaaaaatagaagattgcCTTCAAAATAACATCAAAACCTACAGATATTAGGGTTCTACTTAACAAAATATGGATGAGGAGAGTATAAAGTTTCAACTTCCCTCAAATTCATCTATAAACTCAATGTGATTATAGCCAAAACTCTAACACATTTTAAAGGGATTCGACATAGTTCTAAAAATTTACTTGGAAAATTAGAGGGCCGGGCGTAGCTAGGACAGTTCTGAAGATGAGCATCAAACAGAGATTTGTCATATCAGATATAActtcctaaataaaaaaaaagaaagaaaagaaagattaataataaaaaaaaaaagaaaagaggggcgcctgggtggctcagtgggttaagccgctgccttcggctcaggtcatgatctcagggtcctgggatcgagctccgcatcgggctctctgctcagcggggagcctgcttcctcctctctctctgcctgcctctctgcctgcttgtgatctctctctgtcaaataaataaataaaatctttaaaaaaaaaaagaaagaaagaaagatactggtttctcaaaataattagggtttgtccattttcttcatattcttacttattttagctttttatttccaaattcatGTGACTAGGCATATATAGATCCATGACATTAAACATATTCCTGATCAATTGTGCCTTATATCAGCATTATAGGAGGCCTGATGGCCCACAGGACCTAAGCACTAACTGTAAACAGGTGTGTGGGTCCATGGTCAGCTCTGTCACCAACACTGTGCTGGAGGCCATTCCATCACCTCTGTAGGCATCAGTACCTCATTTATGAAATGGAGATCATGGGCACTGTCACTACCTGGTGGGCGGTGGGGCAGCTAGTTTCTGGCTTGTGGTAAATTCTCAAAGAACCGTTTTCTAACGGTTCTAATGGTAACAATGACAATGATGACCCACAACCTAAGAAAGGTCCCTACATTTtctaatggttaaaaaaaaattgagtaataTTTTGTGATGCATGAAAATTCTATGAAACcaaaatttcagtgtccataaacaAAGTTGTACTAGAACAGCCAGCCGCTCAGCCTCTTAGGCATTGCCTATGGCTACTTTCGCACTATCATGCAGAATGGAGTACAAGAGAGAGTACTTAAcccccaaagcctaaaatatttactctctggccctttatgAAAGAAGCTTGCCAACCTCTGCTTCAGGCCATTCACCCTACCCCACAAATCTTTAAGACTTTATGATCATATTACCCTTCTCCTTACTAGTGAAGGAGTATGATCTGGTTCCATGCTACTACTTTGCCCTCCTTTACCCCTTTCTTTTCAATCCTATAAGTCACATGATATAACAACACAAAATTTTTCATCATGTCCAGAAAATAGTCAGTCACATTTATCAGTCTTTGTTTAATAATAGTCCCTTCCACCTagaattctcttcttccttctgaatatgaaaatgtctattcaagaacccaatttgcttttattttacatACAATAAAGTGAACAGATTTAACTATACAGATTGATGAGGTTTGCAGATATACACAGTGTGTAACCAACACCCAAATTAAGACATGGATCATTCCTCACCAATGCAGAAAGTTCCCTCTGTAACCACTCTTCTGATAACAATCTCttttgattagtttttttttatctcttcttaaACTTTCCATAAATGAAATCAGACAATATGTACtatttttgtatctggcttctttagCTCAGCATAATATTTATGAGACTCACCTGTGTTGTGTTTATCACTTTGCCCTGCTGtctagtattccactgtatgagtAAACTACTATTTGTTTATTCCATTCTTGTTAATGGccacttgggttgtttctgtcTTGAGGCTATTATTAATGAAATGTCTATGAACATTTTTCtacaagtctttttgtggacataGTCTTTGTAGTTCTTAGGAATGGCTGGGTCCTCAGCTCTGTGTTTGTTTAACCTTGTAAAGAACTGCCaagtaggggagcctgggtggctcagtgcgttaaagtctctgccttgggctcgggtcatgatcccagggtcctgcgatcaagccctgcgtcaggctctctgctcagcagggagcctgcttcctcctctctctgcccgtctctctgcctacttgtgatctctgtcaaatgaataaataaaaatctttaaaaaaaaaaaaaagaactgccaaGTGGTTTTCCATGGTAGCACACCATCTTACAGCCTCTCCAGCAATGTAGGAGAGGTCTGGTTGCTTTACATCCTTATCAATATTTGGTATTTTCACTCTTAATAAGTGTAAgatatatctcattgtggtttttttatttgcatttccctgatgactaatgatgtttgGCACCTTTTCCTGAGCCTACTggctatgtgtatatatttttgtgtgacATATtcgttcaagtcttttgcccatttttcaattgggtcATTTGTCATATTGTTGATCTATAAGGTTACATATTCTAAATCAAGTCCTGCAAGTATTTTCCCTGCAAAATTTTTCTCAGATGCAGtttctctttacattttcttagcaatGTCTTTTGATGAGCAGAAGATTTTAGAACttattattcttttccattgatcgaTTTGTTCTATTTACACCCATGCTATACTGTCTTAATTGCTATAGCTTtacatcttttgttctttttttcaagactatcataaatcatttgcattttcataaacatttttacaaTCATCTTATCAACAtctaaaaagaagataaattaaattaaaagaagctCCCGCCAACGTGCTATTCTGATGGCAGAGTGGAGGATTACCCTGTGCCCCACAAAATGGAGCTTGAGGCTATGAGCAGATCCACCAGCCCAGGAAAGCCAGCTGTCTTCCCACATCTGACCACGGTGCAGTTGGCCACTGGCATGTGCTTCACCACCTGGTCCTTTGTTTATGAGGTTACCTCCACCAGGTACACCTGGGATTTCTACAAAAACCACCTGATCTTGGTGACCTTGTTCTTCTTGGGCTTTGGAGCCCTCTTCCTGCCGCTCTGGATTGGCATTTATAGATGAGGCGCCAACAGTTCCAAATGGGTGGCTTCACCGAACCCCTGCTTTCTTAAATGACTCTTTTTAgagagtctatttatttatttgagatagagagaacacaagctggggagagggaacggcagactccctgccaagcaaggagtttgacacagggctctatcccaggaccctgagatcatgacctgagtggaaggcagatgcttaactgactgagccacccaggcaactcttaaattaattttgtaactGTTGTTGGAGATGTCGCACCTGCTGCTCACAGTAAAGGCAGATGTGTGactgtgaaaaaattaaaactaacactaaaatataagaaaactaaagatCCTGGTGGATTTTGGTTAGATTTCACTGAATTGATAAATCAATTTGGAGATAATTgatatcttttttaagaaaattgagtCTTCT
Proteins encoded:
- the LOC125097289 gene encoding transmembrane protein 258-like, with product MELEAMSRSTSPGKPAVFPHLTTVQLATGMCFTTWSFVYEVTSTRYTWDFYKNHLILVTLFFLGFGALFLPLWIGIYR